In a single window of the Gemmatimonadales bacterium genome:
- a CDS encoding ABC transporter permease: MLSDIRYAVRSLLRSPGFSLAVILTLGLGIGANTAIFSVVRAVLLKPLPHQDGDRLVYLRQSADGLGAENIAFSVPEILDFRDGAKSFEGIAEYSGMTYTLQGTDDAVRINVGLVTGNYFSVMGLKPVLGRLTTPEDDGTGVPPVMVLTHEYWLNRFRGDSSIVGKTVLVDNRAVTVIGVVQSAPNFPNRMDVLMNMVISEHHTSATMVHGRTHRMTEMVARLAPGATLAQARGEVADIRKRVQIDHPDAYDAASNYTVTVTPLKEVLGERARLTLWLLMGAAAFVLIIACANVANLTLMRGVRREHELVVHTALGAGTAKLRQLLLVENGLLVLAGSLVGLLVAFGGVGMLASLVARSSPRAGEIRVDLAVLGFTLALAVVVALLLSYAPGLVKERVLAATLAGAGKSSAGRGRQRLQRALVVAQVAVSVILLTGAGLLTRSMLRLAEVDTGFDAGNEVLTMQVAVDEAGRSPADQVALYQRMQAELSGIPGVMEVGVGSTMPLANSFQLEVKAEGREIAPDEPMPRADYRTASPEFFRAAGVPIIAGRAFDATDGQGTAMVVIINKTLADRLFPGLDPIGRRVAWTGDVLRFIPVSGDWRTVVGVVADTKDDGLDGGSRPVLFQPLAQGIFGGGLVIRARGDAATMAPAATQLVRKIAPRAPIENVRTVAELKGERVAPRRLNATLVAAFGALAVLIAAVGIAGVLAFSVSARTREIGIRMSLGADSGRVQRMIISEGGILLGLGLALGLIGSLLATRLIQGLLYGVAPHDPSTLLGVALLMAVIGLIACWIPALRAARIDPGVVIRAQ, encoded by the coding sequence ATGCTCAGTGATATTCGGTACGCCGTCAGGTCCCTCCTGCGATCCCCCGGTTTTTCTCTGGCCGTGATCCTGACTCTGGGGCTCGGCATCGGTGCCAACACCGCGATCTTCTCGGTCGTCCGGGCCGTGCTGCTCAAGCCGCTGCCCCATCAGGACGGCGACCGGCTGGTGTATCTGCGCCAATCGGCTGACGGGCTGGGTGCCGAGAATATCGCGTTCTCGGTGCCTGAGATTCTCGATTTCCGGGACGGCGCCAAGAGCTTCGAGGGCATCGCCGAGTATTCGGGCATGACCTATACGCTGCAGGGCACTGACGACGCGGTCAGGATCAATGTCGGCCTGGTCACCGGGAACTATTTCAGTGTCATGGGTCTCAAGCCGGTGCTCGGTCGGCTGACGACGCCCGAGGACGACGGCACCGGCGTGCCGCCCGTGATGGTGCTCACCCACGAGTACTGGCTCAATCGCTTTCGGGGCGACAGCAGCATCGTCGGCAAGACGGTGCTGGTCGACAACCGGGCGGTCACCGTGATCGGGGTGGTCCAATCGGCGCCGAACTTTCCGAATCGGATGGATGTGCTGATGAACATGGTCATCAGCGAGCACCATACCAGCGCCACCATGGTGCATGGCCGGACCCACCGGATGACCGAGATGGTTGCCCGGCTGGCGCCCGGCGCCACGCTGGCGCAGGCACGAGGCGAGGTGGCCGACATCCGCAAGCGGGTCCAGATCGATCACCCCGATGCTTACGACGCGGCGTCGAACTACACCGTCACGGTCACGCCGCTCAAGGAGGTGCTTGGTGAGCGGGCCCGGCTGACACTCTGGCTGCTGATGGGCGCCGCGGCATTCGTGCTGATCATTGCCTGCGCCAACGTGGCGAATCTGACCCTGATGCGCGGAGTGCGGCGCGAGCACGAGCTGGTGGTGCATACGGCGCTGGGTGCCGGAACGGCCAAGCTGCGTCAGTTGCTGCTGGTGGAGAATGGCCTCCTGGTGCTGGCCGGCAGCCTGGTTGGTCTGCTGGTGGCGTTTGGCGGTGTGGGCATGCTGGCATCACTGGTGGCGCGCTCCTCGCCGCGCGCGGGTGAGATCCGGGTCGACCTCGCAGTCCTGGGTTTTACGCTGGCGCTGGCCGTCGTGGTGGCGCTGCTGCTCTCGTACGCGCCGGGGCTGGTCAAGGAGCGAGTCCTGGCTGCCACCCTGGCCGGGGCCGGAAAATCGTCGGCCGGGCGCGGGCGTCAGCGGTTGCAGCGAGCGCTCGTTGTTGCGCAGGTAGCAGTCTCGGTCATCCTGCTGACCGGCGCCGGCCTGCTGACACGGTCGATGCTGCGCCTCGCAGAGGTCGATACCGGGTTCGATGCGGGTAACGAAGTGCTCACCATGCAGGTGGCGGTCGACGAGGCGGGCCGAAGTCCGGCCGATCAGGTCGCACTCTATCAGCGGATGCAGGCCGAGTTGTCGGGCATTCCGGGTGTGATGGAGGTCGGGGTGGGGTCGACCATGCCGCTGGCCAACAGCTTCCAGCTCGAGGTCAAAGCGGAGGGTCGCGAAATCGCACCCGACGAGCCGATGCCGCGCGCCGACTATCGGACCGCCAGCCCGGAGTTCTTCCGGGCCGCCGGCGTGCCAATCATTGCCGGACGTGCGTTCGATGCAACCGACGGGCAGGGCACCGCGATGGTGGTGATCATCAACAAGACGCTGGCCGATCGGCTCTTTCCCGGGCTCGATCCGATCGGTCGCCGGGTGGCGTGGACCGGCGATGTGCTGCGGTTCATTCCGGTGAGCGGCGACTGGCGCACCGTGGTCGGTGTGGTGGCCGACACCAAGGACGACGGGCTCGACGGCGGTTCGCGGCCGGTGCTCTTCCAGCCGCTGGCGCAGGGGATCTTCGGCGGCGGGCTCGTGATTCGCGCCCGCGGCGACGCGGCCACCATGGCGCCAGCCGCAACCCAGTTGGTGCGCAAGATCGCGCCGCGGGCCCCGATCGAGAATGTTCGGACCGTGGCAGAGCTCAAGGGAGAACGCGTGGCTCCTCGGCGGCTCAATGCGACGCTCGTGGCCGCCTTCGGTGCGCTCGCGGTGCTGATTGCTGCAGTCGGTATTGCGGGTGTGCTGGCCTTTTCCGTCAGTGCCCGCACCCGGGAAATCGGGATTCGCATGAGCCTCGGCGCCGACAGCGGTCGGGTCCAGCGGATGATCATCTCGGAGGGTGGCATTCTCCTCGGGTTGGGTCTGGCGCTCGGCCTGATCGGATCGCTGCTGGCGACCCGCCTGATCCAGGGGCTGCTCTACGGCGTGGCGCCTCACGATCCCTCGACCTTGCTTGGCGTCGCGCTCCTGATGGCGGTGATCGGACTGATCGCCTGCTGGATTCCGGCGTTGCGTGCCGCGCGGATCGATCCTGGCGTGGTGATTCGCGCTCAATAG
- a CDS encoding membrane dipeptidase, whose amino-acid sequence MVNRRSFLWSSSAAALGVLPASRAIAGLYPGQADALALQSSDPLARMIVVNALGGLNDGYGSPPPVPPTLGTAEARAAAKASGMTALNMTVASGPDFEATVAAIGRYNAFVREHSNDFLTVLTTEDIRRAKAEKKVGIIYGFQNAAMLGDKVDRVDIFANLGVRSIQLTYNSLNQLGGGSMAPGDPGLTPFGREAVARLNECRVMVDLSHSGRQICLDAARASKAPIAISHTGCKALVDYPRNKTDEELKLVADRGGFIGIYFVMFVAMGREATTDDVVAHIRHAVKVCGIDHVGIGSDYGIVETKDQAAARAYWGNFVRRRVAAGSAAIGEDPEVLPYARGLTGPEQFRNLHRALEKAGFNSAAIEKILGQNYLRYAKEIWGA is encoded by the coding sequence ATGGTCAATCGCCGTTCGTTTCTGTGGTCATCGTCCGCCGCTGCCTTGGGTGTCCTGCCGGCTTCGCGGGCCATTGCCGGGCTGTATCCAGGACAGGCTGATGCCCTCGCCCTGCAGTCATCCGATCCGCTCGCCCGGATGATAGTCGTCAACGCACTGGGCGGTCTGAATGACGGATACGGCTCTCCTCCGCCGGTGCCGCCAACCCTCGGGACAGCGGAAGCTCGGGCGGCAGCCAAGGCGTCCGGCATGACGGCGCTCAACATGACGGTCGCCTCCGGTCCCGACTTCGAAGCAACCGTCGCGGCCATTGGCCGGTACAACGCATTTGTACGAGAGCATTCGAACGATTTCCTGACGGTGCTGACGACCGAGGACATCCGACGAGCCAAAGCCGAGAAGAAGGTTGGGATCATCTACGGTTTCCAGAACGCCGCAATGCTGGGCGACAAGGTCGATCGGGTCGACATCTTTGCCAATCTGGGCGTTCGGAGCATTCAGCTGACCTACAACTCGCTCAACCAGCTCGGCGGCGGTTCGATGGCTCCGGGCGATCCTGGCCTCACTCCATTCGGGCGAGAGGCGGTTGCCCGTCTCAATGAGTGCCGCGTGATGGTCGACCTGTCACACAGCGGGCGGCAGATCTGCCTCGACGCCGCCCGAGCGTCGAAGGCGCCGATTGCTATCAGTCACACCGGCTGCAAGGCGCTGGTCGACTATCCCCGCAACAAGACCGACGAAGAACTCAAGCTGGTGGCCGATCGCGGTGGCTTCATCGGAATCTATTTCGTGATGTTCGTAGCCATGGGGCGAGAGGCTACGACGGACGATGTCGTTGCGCACATCCGGCATGCCGTCAAAGTCTGTGGCATCGATCATGTCGGAATCGGCAGCGACTACGGCATTGTCGAAACCAAGGATCAGGCGGCTGCGCGCGCTTACTGGGGGAACTTCGTGCGCCGCCGGGTTGCCGCCGGCAGCGCGGCGATTGGCGAGGACCCCGAGGTACTGCCGTATGCGCGCGGGCTGACCGGTCCGGAACAGTTCCGGAATCTTCACCGCGCTCTCGAGAAGGCCGGCTTCAACTCCGCAGCAATCGAGAAGATTCTCGGCCAGAACTACCTTCGGTACGCGAAGGAGATCTGGGGCGCCTGA
- a CDS encoding PD40 domain-containing protein has product MTTTRQTIATIALALVAASATQAQARAQAQAPADTGWDVTKPRGQTRTVDFTVSEGTWTSIDVAPDRQWLVFDLVGSIYKLPIAGGNAENLTAASGIAVNSHPRISPDGKQIAFISDRGGQANLWIMDADGQNPRAVVTDPSAVMRSPVWTADGQYLIVVSSPNLFGRSLMMYHRNGGRGIELVKGDPGRMPSRPVISADGRYLYYDVYTARPTGVWGQDDVLKGAVQIHRYDLRTGEVRPITAGEAGQQDRGTSGGAYAAEPSPDGRYLAFIRRVPGGTLEYKGQRFGPRSALWIRDLQSGGERLAMDPVEMDLAEESIPVNGTYPGYRWTADNRIVIHQGGKIRQLDVATGGVSTIPFTARVQRTMSEQIWVKNKLSDGAFDVRFIRWASASPDGKRLAFQALGRIYLMDLPGGTPRRLTPSDFQPLEFQPAWSPDGQSIAFTTVDDTNRGGLWRIAASGGAPERLTPEPGEYLNPAWTLDGREIIVARGSGATARASTLGRNPYFDLIRIPAHGGAETSIVQVAGSGAQLRPTMGNDGRVYYAVSKGFGADGSGVEVASIRLDGTDRRVVANVRHADDAAVSPDGQWIAFKQGSNVYLAPIPPGGSGHQTPLIAKAGGTFTSKPLTTTGGLFPRWRNATTLDYASADRFFAHNTGSGRTDTVTVKLTANRAIASGTVALTGARIVTLDKSRVIDRGTVVVRNGRISCIGECSTAGADRVVDVAGKTIIPGWIDTHAHHHREHLGMMPRQNFESAIYLAYGVTTTSDPSTSSTAAFPTAEMIEAGVMIGPRVFSVSEALTNGDSPGTNDVTSLQVALNEIRRRQSWGAVMLKQYLQPTRRQRQWSVEAARQLGMRATAEGSADVTHKIGMVMDGHTGGEHVTVHAPLYADLTTFFGKSRYVYAHTPLVSGYGAWNEEYFWQESPIWLDAKQQHWIPWRQLIPHTRRFITRPVTDYSKDIMAQQIADIVAAGGYSSVGSHGQQPGLGSHWDVWMLAKAAGAMTALEVASLHGAIFLGMEDDLGSISVGKLGDLMVLDGNPLDDIRNTAGIRYVMKAGTLYDAMSLDEVWPTQRRYGDSYWVVPEMYRQDTKPVDTWDRPR; this is encoded by the coding sequence ATGACGACGACCAGACAGACGATCGCCACGATCGCGCTCGCCCTCGTGGCGGCCTCCGCAACCCAGGCACAGGCCCGGGCCCAGGCCCAAGCACCCGCCGATACCGGGTGGGACGTCACCAAGCCACGAGGTCAGACGAGGACAGTCGATTTCACCGTTTCCGAGGGCACCTGGACGTCGATCGACGTCGCCCCCGACCGGCAATGGCTCGTCTTCGACCTCGTCGGCAGCATCTACAAGCTCCCGATCGCCGGCGGCAATGCGGAGAACCTGACAGCCGCGAGCGGCATCGCGGTCAATTCGCATCCGCGCATCTCGCCGGACGGGAAGCAGATCGCGTTCATTTCCGATCGCGGCGGACAGGCCAATCTCTGGATCATGGACGCGGACGGACAGAACCCGCGGGCCGTAGTCACCGACCCGAGCGCGGTGATGCGGTCGCCGGTCTGGACCGCCGATGGTCAGTACCTGATCGTGGTGAGCTCACCGAACCTCTTCGGCCGCTCCCTCATGATGTACCACCGCAACGGGGGCCGCGGCATCGAGCTGGTCAAGGGCGACCCCGGACGAATGCCGTCCCGCCCCGTGATCTCGGCCGACGGACGCTACCTCTACTATGACGTCTATACCGCGCGCCCAACCGGGGTCTGGGGTCAGGACGATGTGCTGAAGGGCGCCGTGCAGATCCACCGGTATGACCTGCGAACCGGCGAGGTGCGCCCGATCACCGCCGGCGAGGCGGGTCAGCAGGACCGCGGCACCAGCGGCGGCGCCTATGCCGCCGAGCCCAGCCCGGACGGCCGCTACCTCGCGTTCATTCGTCGAGTGCCAGGCGGCACGCTCGAGTATAAAGGTCAGCGCTTCGGCCCACGCTCGGCGCTCTGGATTCGCGACCTCCAATCGGGCGGCGAACGCCTCGCCATGGATCCGGTCGAGATGGACCTCGCCGAGGAGAGCATTCCCGTCAACGGCACCTATCCCGGATACCGCTGGACCGCCGACAACCGCATTGTGATTCACCAGGGCGGCAAGATTCGACAACTCGACGTCGCGACGGGCGGAGTCAGCACGATTCCGTTCACCGCCCGGGTCCAGCGAACCATGTCGGAGCAGATCTGGGTCAAGAACAAGCTGTCGGACGGCGCCTTCGACGTTCGGTTCATTCGCTGGGCCAGCGCGTCACCCGACGGCAAGCGTCTCGCCTTCCAGGCGCTGGGTCGGATCTACCTGATGGACCTGCCAGGCGGCACGCCCCGTCGGCTCACGCCGAGCGACTTCCAGCCGCTCGAGTTCCAGCCCGCCTGGTCTCCCGACGGGCAGTCGATTGCCTTCACGACGGTGGATGACACCAATCGCGGCGGTCTCTGGCGTATCGCAGCAAGCGGTGGCGCTCCCGAGCGCCTCACACCCGAGCCCGGCGAGTACCTCAATCCAGCCTGGACCCTCGACGGGCGCGAGATCATCGTTGCGCGCGGCTCGGGCGCCACGGCACGCGCCTCGACCCTGGGACGCAACCCGTACTTCGACCTGATCCGGATCCCGGCGCACGGCGGGGCCGAGACCAGCATCGTCCAGGTTGCCGGATCGGGTGCGCAGCTGCGGCCAACGATGGGCAACGACGGCCGGGTCTACTACGCGGTCTCCAAGGGGTTCGGCGCCGACGGTTCTGGCGTCGAGGTTGCCTCGATCCGGCTCGACGGCACCGACCGGCGCGTCGTGGCCAACGTGCGCCATGCCGATGACGCCGCGGTGTCTCCCGACGGCCAGTGGATTGCCTTCAAGCAGGGCAGCAACGTCTATCTCGCGCCGATTCCTCCCGGCGGCTCGGGCCACCAGACTCCGTTGATCGCCAAGGCCGGCGGCACCTTCACTTCCAAGCCGCTCACGACCACCGGCGGGCTCTTCCCCAGGTGGCGGAACGCCACGACGCTCGACTATGCCAGCGCCGACCGATTCTTCGCACACAACACAGGCTCTGGACGCACCGACACGGTGACCGTCAAGCTCACCGCCAACCGCGCCATCGCAAGCGGGACGGTCGCGTTGACGGGCGCCCGCATCGTCACGCTCGACAAGAGCCGCGTGATCGACCGCGGCACCGTGGTCGTGCGCAACGGGCGGATCAGCTGCATCGGCGAATGCTCGACGGCCGGCGCCGATCGGGTGGTCGACGTGGCCGGCAAAACGATCATCCCGGGCTGGATCGATACCCACGCTCATCATCATCGTGAGCACCTGGGCATGATGCCGCGCCAGAACTTCGAGAGCGCGATCTACCTGGCGTACGGCGTCACGACGACGAGCGACCCTTCGACCTCATCCACCGCCGCGTTTCCGACCGCCGAGATGATCGAAGCGGGCGTGATGATCGGCCCGCGCGTCTTCAGTGTCTCGGAAGCGCTGACCAACGGCGACTCCCCCGGCACCAACGACGTGACGAGCTTGCAGGTGGCGCTCAACGAGATCAGGCGACGGCAGTCATGGGGCGCGGTGATGCTGAAGCAGTACCTCCAGCCGACCCGACGACAGCGGCAGTGGTCGGTCGAGGCTGCGCGGCAGCTGGGCATGCGCGCCACGGCGGAGGGCAGCGCGGACGTGACGCACAAGATCGGGATGGTGATGGACGGGCACACCGGCGGTGAGCACGTCACGGTCCACGCGCCCCTCTATGCCGACCTGACGACGTTCTTCGGCAAGTCACGCTATGTCTACGCCCACACGCCGCTGGTCAGCGGCTATGGCGCCTGGAACGAGGAGTACTTCTGGCAGGAGAGCCCGATCTGGCTCGACGCGAAACAGCAGCACTGGATTCCCTGGCGCCAGCTGATTCCCCACACTCGGCGGTTCATCACCCGGCCGGTGACCGATTACTCGAAGGACATCATGGCGCAGCAGATTGCCGACATCGTCGCCGCCGGCGGCTACTCGTCGGTCGGTTCGCACGGCCAGCAGCCCGGGCTCGGTTCGCACTGGGATGTCTGGATGCTGGCCAAGGCGGCCGGCGCCATGACCGCACTCGAGGTCGCCAGTCTTCACGGCGCCATTTTCCTCGGCATGGAGGATGACCTGGGCTCGATCTCGGTCGGCAAGCTGGGCGACCTGATGGTGCTGGATGGCAACCCGCTCGACGACATCCGCAATACTGCCGGCATCCGTTACGTCATGAAGGCCGGCACGCTCTACGACGCGATGTCGCTCGACGAAGTCTGGCCGACCCAGCGCCGCTATGGCGACAGCTACTGGGTGGTGCCCGAGATGTATCGACAGGACACCAAACCGGTCGACACCTGGGATCGACCCCGTTGA
- the cas1 gene encoding CRISPR-associated endonuclease Cas1 — protein MLRDDAAPPSEEAGVELLPVRMLNEFAYCPRLFYLMHVEGRWEDNEFTLEGREAHRRVDRTDQLLPDPDHTEGASDDGDDEPVVVRSVSLGSLGLGLTAKLDLVEAAGDAAVPVDTKRGRVPQNPDRSWEPERVQLMAQGLLLREHGYRCDTGILYFAGSRSRVTIPLTASLEQRTHELIQQAREVARTRAIPPPLDDSPKCNGCSLAGICLPDETLALKRPDASSARSGGSDESSEAEGVAVRRFFPPRVHAMPLYIQEQGARVGKRGERLIISKENVVLSEARLKDISQVVLMGNVSVTAQCLHLLCESGIPVVHLSTGHWFYGTTTGITLRNAYDRAAQYAAAGDPVRALTLAKAIVLGKGLNQRTLLGRNVRPRPVLTLKEMSMYLSRVPSAATRDELLGLEGATAAKYFSRFAELLRPRDFEAELDFEGRNRRPPTDPVNALLSFGYAVLVKECTVALLAEGLDPWWGIYHQPRHGRPALALDLMEEFRPLIVDSSVISAINTGMVTGKSFQRTAAACALTPQGRKNYLRAYEGRMDELVTHPVFEYRCSWRTVVRLQARLLARWLRGDIPDYVPIRTR, from the coding sequence ATGCTTCGCGACGATGCAGCGCCGCCTTCGGAGGAAGCGGGTGTCGAGCTTCTTCCCGTCAGAATGTTGAATGAGTTTGCCTACTGCCCTCGCCTGTTCTATCTGATGCACGTGGAGGGTCGGTGGGAAGACAACGAGTTTACCCTCGAGGGGCGTGAAGCCCATCGAAGGGTCGACCGCACTGACCAGCTCCTTCCCGATCCAGACCATACCGAAGGAGCATCTGACGACGGGGACGACGAGCCTGTCGTTGTTCGGTCCGTCAGCCTGGGCAGTCTTGGGTTGGGCCTCACCGCCAAACTCGACTTGGTCGAGGCGGCCGGAGATGCTGCTGTTCCCGTCGATACGAAACGGGGACGGGTGCCTCAGAACCCGGACAGGAGCTGGGAGCCGGAGCGAGTCCAGCTCATGGCGCAGGGCTTGTTGCTTCGTGAGCACGGTTACCGCTGCGATACGGGTATTCTGTACTTCGCCGGCTCCCGGAGCCGCGTCACGATCCCGCTCACAGCGTCGCTCGAGCAGCGGACACACGAACTCATCCAGCAAGCACGAGAGGTGGCTCGGACCAGGGCTATTCCGCCACCCCTGGACGATAGCCCGAAGTGCAACGGCTGCTCGCTTGCGGGGATCTGCCTTCCTGATGAGACCCTTGCGCTGAAGCGCCCCGATGCGTCGTCGGCCCGGTCGGGTGGGTCTGATGAGAGCAGCGAGGCCGAAGGTGTCGCGGTTCGTCGGTTCTTCCCGCCCCGCGTCCATGCCATGCCCCTGTACATCCAGGAACAGGGGGCTCGGGTGGGTAAGCGCGGCGAGCGGCTGATCATTTCCAAAGAGAACGTGGTCCTCAGCGAGGCTCGCCTGAAGGACATCTCGCAGGTCGTGCTCATGGGCAACGTGTCGGTGACGGCGCAGTGCCTTCACCTGCTGTGCGAGTCGGGCATCCCGGTGGTACATCTGTCAACCGGGCATTGGTTCTACGGCACCACCACTGGCATAACGCTTCGGAACGCCTACGATCGCGCTGCGCAGTACGCCGCGGCGGGAGATCCTGTCCGTGCACTGACGTTGGCAAAGGCCATCGTGCTGGGAAAGGGCCTGAATCAGCGAACCCTCCTCGGGCGCAACGTTCGCCCGCGCCCGGTGCTGACGCTCAAGGAGATGTCCATGTATCTCAGCCGGGTTCCCTCGGCTGCGACGCGGGACGAGCTGCTTGGGCTCGAGGGCGCGACGGCGGCAAAGTACTTCAGTCGGTTTGCGGAGCTGTTGCGACCGCGTGACTTCGAGGCGGAGCTCGATTTCGAGGGGCGGAACCGTCGGCCTCCGACCGACCCAGTCAACGCCCTTCTGTCGTTCGGATACGCGGTTCTCGTCAAAGAATGTACGGTTGCACTCTTGGCTGAGGGTCTCGACCCATGGTGGGGGATCTACCATCAGCCTCGACATGGACGTCCTGCGCTGGCGCTCGACCTGATGGAGGAGTTCAGACCGCTGATCGTCGACAGCTCGGTGATTAGCGCCATCAACACGGGCATGGTGACGGGGAAGTCCTTCCAGCGGACTGCAGCGGCGTGTGCTCTGACGCCTCAGGGTCGAAAGAACTACTTGCGCGCCTATGAGGGTCGGATGGACGAGCTGGTGACGCACCCGGTCTTCGAGTATCGGTGTTCGTGGCGGACGGTGGTTCGGCTGCAGGCGCGCCTCCTCGCTCGGTGGTTGCGCGGGGATATTCCTGACTACGTACCAATCCGGACGAGGTAG